In Carya illinoinensis cultivar Pawnee chromosome 16, C.illinoinensisPawnee_v1, whole genome shotgun sequence, a single window of DNA contains:
- the LOC122298863 gene encoding NADH-ubiquinone oxidoreductase chain 1, producing the protein MAFVQRRKGPDVVGSFGLLQPLADGLKLILKEPISPSSANFSLFRMAPVATFMLSLVARAVVPFDYGMVLSDPNIGLLSLQGRFSSTESSTPREGKQHKVNSVRPMNALNEIY; encoded by the coding sequence ATGGCTTTTGTGCAACGTCGAAAGGGTCCTGATGTAGTGGGATCGTTCGGATTGTTACAACCTCTAGCAGATGGTTTGAAATTGATTCTAAAAGAACCTATTTCACCAAGTAGTGCTAATTTCTCCCTTTTTAGAATGGCTCCAGTGGCTACATTTATGTTAAGTCTGGTCGCTCGGGCCGTTGTACCTTTTGATTATGGTATGGTATTGTCAGATCCGAACATAGGGCTACTTTCGCTCCAAGGCCGGTTCTCATCAACTGAGAGCTCCACTCCAAGAGAGGGAAAGCAGCACAAGGTGAATTCCGTGAGACCTATGAATGC